A DNA window from Ornithinimicrobium humiphilum contains the following coding sequences:
- a CDS encoding CueP family metal-binding protein yields MHARTAAVLSLLLVMPGAGCAVTDPPAPAATQTAAAENGVDHELLEGLGLDGLSGREIVDLLEARPDERPLPMTASVREDVVLVGDDTGETAVPLPEDLFYVSVAPYAERTHDCFHHSLATCRGELVDHELEITVTDASGQVVLEDVRATGANGFAGLWLPRGIAGGTLAVTTDGRTGEVPLSTTAGSPTCVTTLQLGPAGD; encoded by the coding sequence GTGCACGCGCGCACCGCAGCCGTCCTGTCCCTGCTCCTCGTGATGCCGGGTGCCGGCTGCGCGGTGACCGACCCACCCGCTCCGGCCGCGACCCAGACCGCCGCTGCGGAGAACGGCGTCGACCACGAGCTGCTCGAGGGGCTGGGCCTCGACGGCCTGAGCGGCCGGGAGATCGTCGACCTGCTGGAGGCACGCCCCGACGAGCGGCCCCTGCCCATGACGGCCTCCGTGCGCGAGGACGTCGTGCTGGTCGGCGACGACACCGGTGAGACGGCGGTGCCGTTGCCCGAGGACCTCTTCTACGTCTCGGTCGCGCCCTACGCCGAGCGGACGCACGACTGCTTCCACCACTCGCTGGCGACCTGCCGGGGCGAGCTGGTCGACCACGAGCTCGAGATCACCGTGACGGACGCCTCGGGGCAGGTGGTCCTGGAGGACGTGCGCGCCACGGGGGCGAACGGCTTCGCCGGGCTGTGGCTGCCCCGCGGCATCGCCGGCGGTACGCTCGCGGTCACGACGGACGGGCGCACCGGCGAGGTGCCGCTGTCCACGACGGCGGGAAGCCCCACCTGCGTCACCACGCTCCAGCTGGGCCCGGCGGGCGACTGA
- a CDS encoding polyprenyl synthetase family protein codes for MTATTDPTPRLAAYGETARRAAADYLARTDASPYLLEPAGDYLARSGKGLRPALCLATSEAFGGSSTAALPSAAAIELLHTAMLVHDDVEDESELRRGSPTLHLRYGRASAINAGDGLAVVALGALRDNQALFGSDLAGRVWSEFELMGRRTVEGQARELGWQRDNVVDLGPEDYLDLILQKTCWYTTLLPLRVGALVGSQGRADLSALTRFGFYLGAAFQIRDDVLNLVGSTEHYGKEVAGDLREGKRTLMLLHLLAAAAPAERDRVVGLLALPQARRTSDQVADVLDLMRRHGSIEFAEEFGRGIARAAAASFEEAFGRLPDSSAKDFVRDLVPYMVRRDR; via the coding sequence ATGACCGCGACGACCGACCCGACCCCGCGCCTCGCCGCCTACGGCGAGACCGCCCGCCGCGCCGCCGCGGACTACCTGGCGCGCACGGACGCCAGCCCCTACCTGCTCGAACCCGCCGGCGACTACCTCGCCCGCAGCGGCAAGGGGCTCCGGCCGGCCCTGTGCCTGGCCACGAGCGAGGCCTTCGGCGGGTCGTCGACCGCGGCGCTGCCGTCCGCCGCGGCGATCGAGCTGCTCCACACCGCGATGCTCGTCCACGACGACGTGGAGGACGAGAGCGAGCTGCGCCGGGGATCGCCCACGCTGCACCTGCGCTACGGGCGCGCGAGCGCCATCAACGCCGGGGACGGTCTGGCCGTCGTCGCCCTGGGGGCCCTGCGCGACAACCAGGCGCTGTTCGGCAGCGACCTCGCGGGCCGGGTCTGGTCCGAGTTCGAGCTCATGGGACGCCGCACCGTGGAGGGCCAGGCCCGCGAGCTCGGGTGGCAGCGCGACAACGTCGTCGACCTGGGCCCGGAGGACTACCTCGACCTGATCCTGCAGAAGACCTGCTGGTACACCACCCTGCTGCCGCTCCGGGTGGGGGCCCTCGTCGGGTCCCAGGGCCGCGCCGACCTGTCGGCGCTCACCCGCTTCGGCTTCTACCTCGGCGCGGCCTTCCAGATCCGCGACGACGTCCTCAACCTCGTGGGGTCGACCGAGCACTACGGCAAGGAGGTCGCGGGGGACCTGCGCGAGGGCAAGCGCACGCTGATGCTCCTCCACCTGCTGGCCGCGGCGGCCCCCGCCGAGCGCGACCGGGTGGTCGGCCTCCTCGCCCTGCCGCAGGCCCGGCGCACGTCGGATCAGGTGGCCGACGTCCTGGACCTGATGCGCCGGCACGGGAGCATCGAGTTCGCGGAGGAGTTCGGACGGGGGATCGCACGGGCGGCGGCGGCCAGCTTCGAGGAGGCCTTCGGCCGCCTGCCTGACAGCTCCGCCAAGGACTTCGTGCGCGACCTCGTGCCCTACATGGTGCGACGCGACCGCTGA
- a CDS encoding FAD-dependent oxidoreductase has product MGLPRVVVLGGGMAGLTTAWELSAGDWRERYASITVHQRGWRLGGKGASSRGEHGRIEEHGLHVLLGYYDATFRVLREVYAELDRARTDPGCPLLDWTDALVPSGDVGLVDVSGPTAPEPFVTRFSRDGRLPGEPGSEDRPLRPVDVVVRGLRLLADFHGAGVADGPVEVYLSTSPRPRPAGGADPAAALRAGLLTTLAGAAVTLERVTDALGALPSASLLGPVREVLELVREQLRAATRSSPEAWRTTELVDLVATVVLGLITDGLVAEADLSRIDHLDMREWLARHGAAAATLDSPVVRGMYDLALAYEDGDRTRPRFAAGLGLQLAARMLLDAKGGIFWRMQAGMGEVVFAPLYQALVRRGVSFRFFSRLDEVALDPGGRRIGEIRLTRQADLAPGVGDYQPLERHGGLPCWPARPLLEQLDGDPGPDLETLPLSGPPPPGRGVTVLRDGVDFDVAVLAVSLGMVPHVAPELVERLPAWGRMCREVRTVATMSAQLWLDVPERELGWRGPDGVTLSGFGDTFDTWASMNHLLPREEWAAPAPRSLAYLCGTLPDQPDHETGLRTVRETLTGFLDNDVGTLWPAATGPDGFRWDLLHDDLGRTGPDRMAAQYVRANLDPSDRYVLSVPGSGAARLAPGGTGVDNLVVAGDWTACGLDAGCLEAAVRSGVLAARAVAERPVGRGGDR; this is encoded by the coding sequence ATGGGCCTGCCGCGTGTCGTCGTCCTCGGTGGCGGGATGGCGGGACTCACCACCGCCTGGGAGCTGAGCGCGGGCGACTGGCGCGAGCGCTACGCCTCGATCACCGTGCACCAGCGCGGCTGGCGCCTGGGCGGCAAGGGAGCGAGCAGCCGGGGCGAGCACGGGCGGATCGAGGAGCACGGGCTGCACGTCCTGCTCGGCTACTACGACGCGACCTTCCGCGTGCTGCGCGAGGTCTACGCCGAGCTGGACCGCGCCCGCACCGACCCCGGGTGCCCCCTCCTCGACTGGACGGACGCCCTCGTCCCCTCCGGGGACGTCGGCCTGGTGGACGTCTCCGGGCCCACGGCGCCCGAGCCCTTCGTCACCCGCTTCAGCCGCGACGGTCGGCTCCCCGGCGAGCCGGGCTCCGAGGACCGCCCGTTGCGCCCCGTCGACGTCGTGGTGCGCGGCCTGCGGCTGCTGGCGGACTTCCACGGGGCCGGGGTCGCCGACGGTCCCGTGGAGGTCTACCTCAGCACCTCGCCGCGGCCCCGGCCCGCCGGCGGTGCCGACCCCGCCGCCGCCCTGCGTGCGGGGCTGCTGACCACCCTGGCCGGGGCCGCGGTCACCCTGGAGCGCGTCACCGACGCCCTCGGGGCTCTGCCGTCCGCCTCCCTGCTCGGACCGGTGCGGGAGGTGCTCGAACTGGTGCGCGAGCAGCTGCGGGCCGCGACCCGTTCGAGCCCCGAGGCCTGGCGCACCACCGAGCTCGTCGACCTGGTCGCCACCGTCGTGCTGGGGCTGATCACCGACGGCCTGGTCGCGGAGGCCGACCTGTCGCGCATCGACCACCTGGACATGCGGGAGTGGCTGGCCCGGCACGGCGCGGCGGCAGCGACGCTGGACTCCCCGGTCGTGCGCGGAATGTACGACCTGGCGCTCGCCTACGAGGACGGCGACCGGACCCGTCCGCGCTTCGCCGCCGGGCTCGGCCTGCAGCTGGCGGCGCGGATGCTCCTGGACGCCAAGGGCGGGATCTTCTGGCGCATGCAGGCCGGGATGGGGGAGGTGGTCTTCGCCCCGCTCTACCAGGCGCTGGTCCGTCGGGGTGTGAGCTTCCGCTTCTTCTCCCGGCTCGACGAGGTCGCCCTCGACCCGGGCGGGCGCCGGATCGGCGAGATCCGCCTGACCCGGCAGGCGGACCTGGCGCCCGGCGTGGGGGACTACCAGCCGCTGGAGCGGCACGGCGGCCTGCCGTGCTGGCCCGCCCGTCCGCTCCTCGAGCAGCTCGACGGGGACCCCGGCCCCGATCTCGAGACGCTCCCGCTCTCCGGGCCGCCCCCGCCGGGGCGTGGCGTCACGGTCCTGCGCGACGGGGTTGACTTCGACGTGGCGGTCCTCGCCGTCTCGCTGGGCATGGTGCCGCACGTGGCGCCGGAGCTGGTCGAGCGCCTGCCCGCGTGGGGCCGGATGTGCCGCGAGGTGCGAACCGTGGCCACGATGTCGGCCCAGCTGTGGCTGGACGTCCCGGAGAGGGAGCTGGGCTGGCGCGGCCCGGACGGGGTGACCCTGAGCGGCTTCGGGGACACCTTCGACACCTGGGCCTCGATGAACCACCTGCTGCCCCGCGAGGAGTGGGCCGCCCCGGCGCCCCGCTCCCTGGCCTACCTGTGCGGCACCCTGCCCGACCAGCCCGACCACGAGACCGGGCTGCGGACCGTCCGGGAGACGCTCACCGGCTTCCTCGACAACGACGTGGGCACCCTGTGGCCGGCCGCGACGGGCCCGGACGGCTTCCGGTGGGACCTGCTGCACGACGACCTGGGACGGACCGGCCCGGACCGGATGGCGGCGCAGTACGTCCGCGCCAACCTCGATCCTTCCGACCGCTACGTCCTCTCCGTCCCGGGCAGCGGCGCCGCCCGCCTCGCTCCGGGCGGCACGGGCGTCGACAACCTCGTCGTCGCCGGCGACTGGACGGCCTGCGGGCTGGACGCCGGGTGCCTCGAGGCAGCGGTGCGCTCGGGAGTGCTGGCGGCGCGGGCCGTCGCGGAGCGCCCGGTCGGCCGAGGAGGAGACCGGTGA
- a CDS encoding ATP-binding protein, with product MVELGTSAESRLDSLLDRLLGWAEVSLRAGDLEQARATAEEVRAVDPGNERAVAILQRIAARQSGPWGERALMTLLFSDLVGSTQLSEQVEPEQLRDLFAFYRSAVGDAVTRYGGSLVQFYGDGVLAGFGYPEVHEDDARRAVLAGLDMITAMRDARSELERRVGASAELRVGIHTGRVVITGTGADTDLLSRDSILGVTPNLAARVQGEGEPGMVVVSDVTLQLVDADFFTRSLGVRRLKGITRPVEIFAVERPRYAAARFTADRYRQSGLVGRDEPAARLLVAWDAVLARPEDQGRVLVVAGEAGIGKSRLVVELLDKVQTTGGTVLGAGCLPYYSNVPLWPVARMLARTVAAEQGTSDTALTIEALERHLGAAGLEPAAFVPVLGPLLQLPPTASYPALELEPSALLALTLERLGDWLSALAGRAPSLLVVEDLHWADPSTLELLHLLTTRAPASLLTVATTRDSAVVPDPEGADLIELGRLDDEAALRIVDNLTSGQELPAESREEIVEQAQGNPLFVEELTRACVTENRTEPMPLRLQELFTWRLKAPGVDQRVVQVAATVGPLFRASVVSAVIGDEQAVDEQLGFLVDQGILEPTPAAGAYRFRHALMRDAAYEMQVLDVRQQTHAAVADVMAGMGTEPAIVATHLDLAGQEARAAQLYMVAAQGSQAGGAHQEATRLATRALELYDQMEPSAERDLGELGARMLRILSVTSLRGYAAPEVRADHDRAELLASELGERPEVLASMFAMFSYRLTNGDARTALALADRMQTMIRSAALAPMWPEVDGCSGFAHLYLGHLEDAKRYFVRSVDGLRGRPPEEALAAALWPLPNDPLAAAEVGLACVAALQGDTAAVARHARLAVDHAESLGFPRGPFTEGFVKTYVAWTHQFLGDQEGAGAVALEVVEVGRRHGSAYWQVLGSAYLQGPAGSAPDPSLLTGVVENLRLMGHEAFLASMLSSLARTVARSGDEAAACEHLTEALRVAHRTGELIHVPELLRHRAALLVRAGDHAAAADDLREALALASEQAAWVSRLRAAVDLAGLPEQHRPPEWRSLLADARAGVPSTYAAPETEGADELLGR from the coding sequence GTGGTCGAGCTCGGCACGTCTGCGGAGTCCAGGCTGGACAGCCTGCTCGACCGCCTGCTCGGCTGGGCCGAGGTGTCCCTGCGCGCCGGCGACCTGGAGCAGGCGAGGGCCACCGCCGAGGAGGTGCGCGCCGTCGACCCCGGCAACGAGCGTGCCGTCGCGATCCTCCAACGGATCGCCGCGCGCCAGAGCGGACCGTGGGGGGAACGGGCCCTGATGACCCTGCTCTTCTCGGACCTCGTCGGCTCCACCCAGCTCTCCGAGCAGGTCGAGCCGGAGCAGTTGCGCGACCTGTTCGCGTTCTACCGGTCCGCCGTCGGAGACGCCGTCACCCGCTACGGCGGCTCGCTGGTGCAGTTCTACGGCGACGGCGTGCTGGCCGGATTCGGTTATCCCGAGGTGCACGAGGACGACGCCCGCCGGGCGGTCCTGGCCGGCCTCGACATGATCACGGCGATGCGTGATGCCCGGAGCGAGCTGGAGCGCCGGGTCGGGGCCTCGGCGGAGCTGCGTGTGGGCATCCACACCGGACGGGTCGTCATCACCGGCACCGGGGCGGACACCGACCTGCTCTCCCGCGACTCCATCCTCGGGGTCACACCCAACCTCGCGGCGCGGGTCCAGGGCGAGGGAGAGCCCGGGATGGTCGTGGTCAGCGACGTCACGCTCCAGCTCGTGGACGCCGACTTCTTCACCCGATCCCTCGGCGTGCGGCGGCTCAAGGGCATCACCCGCCCCGTGGAGATCTTCGCCGTCGAGCGTCCGCGCTACGCCGCGGCCCGGTTCACGGCCGACCGCTACCGGCAGTCGGGGCTCGTCGGCCGGGACGAGCCCGCCGCCCGGCTGCTGGTGGCCTGGGACGCCGTCCTCGCCCGCCCCGAGGACCAGGGTCGGGTGCTGGTCGTCGCGGGGGAGGCCGGGATCGGCAAGTCGCGGCTCGTCGTCGAGCTGCTCGACAAGGTCCAGACGACCGGAGGCACCGTGCTCGGCGCCGGCTGCCTGCCCTACTACTCCAACGTGCCGCTCTGGCCGGTGGCGCGCATGCTCGCCCGCACCGTCGCCGCGGAGCAGGGGACCTCGGACACCGCGCTGACGATCGAGGCGCTGGAGCGCCACCTCGGAGCGGCCGGGCTGGAGCCTGCAGCCTTCGTGCCCGTCCTCGGCCCGCTCCTCCAGCTGCCGCCGACGGCGTCCTACCCCGCCCTGGAGCTGGAGCCCAGCGCCCTGCTGGCTCTGACCCTGGAGCGTCTCGGCGACTGGTTGTCCGCGCTGGCCGGCCGGGCACCGTCCCTGCTCGTCGTCGAGGACCTGCACTGGGCCGACCCCTCCACGCTGGAGCTGCTGCACCTGCTCACCACCCGAGCGCCCGCCTCCCTGCTCACCGTCGCCACCACCCGCGACAGCGCCGTCGTGCCCGACCCCGAAGGGGCGGACCTGATCGAGCTCGGGCGGCTCGACGACGAGGCGGCCCTCCGCATCGTGGACAACCTCACCAGCGGTCAGGAGCTGCCGGCCGAGAGCCGCGAGGAGATCGTCGAGCAGGCCCAGGGCAACCCCCTCTTCGTCGAGGAGCTCACCCGTGCCTGCGTCACCGAGAACCGCACCGAGCCGATGCCGCTGCGCCTGCAGGAGCTCTTCACCTGGCGTCTCAAGGCCCCCGGCGTCGACCAGCGCGTCGTGCAGGTGGCCGCCACCGTCGGCCCGCTCTTCCGCGCCTCGGTCGTGTCGGCGGTGATCGGCGACGAGCAGGCCGTCGACGAGCAGCTCGGCTTCCTCGTGGACCAGGGGATCCTGGAGCCGACCCCGGCCGCGGGCGCCTACCGGTTCCGGCACGCCCTCATGCGCGACGCCGCCTACGAGATGCAGGTCCTGGACGTGCGCCAGCAGACGCACGCCGCCGTGGCAGACGTGATGGCCGGGATGGGCACCGAGCCAGCCATCGTCGCGACCCACCTCGACCTCGCGGGTCAGGAGGCGCGGGCGGCCCAGCTCTACATGGTCGCCGCCCAGGGCTCGCAGGCCGGCGGTGCCCACCAGGAGGCCACCCGCCTGGCCACCCGGGCGCTGGAGCTCTACGACCAGATGGAGCCCTCGGCCGAGCGGGACCTCGGCGAGCTCGGGGCCCGGATGCTGCGCATCCTCAGCGTCACCTCCCTGCGCGGCTACGCCGCTCCGGAGGTGCGCGCCGACCACGACCGGGCCGAGCTGCTGGCCTCCGAGCTCGGCGAGCGCCCCGAGGTGCTCGCCTCGATGTTCGCCATGTTCTCCTACCGGCTGACCAACGGGGACGCACGCACCGCCCTGGCCCTGGCGGACCGGATGCAGACGATGATCCGGTCGGCGGCGCTGGCCCCGATGTGGCCGGAGGTGGACGGCTGCTCGGGCTTCGCGCACCTCTACCTGGGGCACCTCGAGGACGCGAAGCGCTACTTCGTCCGGTCCGTGGACGGGCTGCGCGGCCGGCCTCCGGAGGAGGCGCTCGCCGCCGCCCTGTGGCCGCTGCCGAACGACCCGCTGGCGGCGGCCGAGGTCGGCCTCGCCTGCGTCGCGGCGCTGCAGGGCGACACCGCGGCGGTGGCGCGGCACGCCCGGCTCGCCGTCGACCACGCGGAGTCGCTGGGCTTCCCGCGCGGCCCCTTCACGGAGGGCTTCGTCAAGACCTACGTCGCGTGGACCCACCAGTTCCTGGGCGACCAGGAGGGCGCGGGCGCGGTGGCCCTCGAGGTGGTCGAGGTCGGCCGTCGGCACGGCTCGGCCTACTGGCAGGTCCTCGGCTCGGCCTACCTCCAGGGGCCGGCCGGCAGCGCCCCCGACCCCTCGCTGCTCACCGGGGTGGTCGAGAACCTGCGCCTGATGGGTCACGAGGCGTTCCTGGCGTCCATGCTCTCCTCGCTCGCCCGCACGGTGGCACGCAGCGGCGACGAGGCCGCGGCGTGCGAGCACCTCACGGAGGCGCTGCGCGTGGCCCACCGCACCGGCGAGCTCATCCACGTGCCCGAGCTGCTGAGGCACCGGGCCGCGCTGCTCGTCCGCGCCGGCGACCACGCAGCCGCCGCCGACGACCTGCGCGAGGCGCTGGCGCTCGCGTCCGAGCAGGCGGCCTGGGTGTCCCGGCTGCGCGCGGCGGTCGACCTCGCGGGGCTGCCCGAGCAGCACCGGCCCCCGGAGTGGCGCAGCCTGCTGGCCGATGCCAGGGCCGGCGTCCCGTCCACCTACGCGGCGCCCGAGACCGAGGGCGCGGACGAGCTGCTCGGCAGGTGA
- a CDS encoding Nramp family divalent metal transporter: MTSDDSGRKHGHADLVDDDQGARARWKVVGPGLVVAATGVGAADMVATLAAGSRYGYTLLWAVIVGVILKIVLVEGAGRYTLATGYTIFEGWKSLGRWTTWYFGPYIMIWGFVYGASAMSSTALPLAAIFPQVPLTVWAIVMGLLGFVMVWFNRYAVFEKITAALVGIMFFTVVGLAVIALPNVPEMLTGLVPRIPEGGLIYTMALAGGVGGTITLAAYGYWLREKGWYTPKWMRVMRIDNTMAYVLTGVFVISMLVVGAEVVRAAGAAVSAGDEGLLDLYDVLKARYGDVIGTWFLVGFWAAAFSSIIGVWNGVSLMFADFWGNMRGVGSGHPDTRVGGKYFKFYLIWLTFPPMLLLLLGRPIGLILAYGVLGSLFMPFLALTLIGLNNGRRIPREWANKWYLNAALGITTLIFVVLGANQLWEAVAKVL; the protein is encoded by the coding sequence GTGACCAGCGACGACTCGGGGCGCAAGCACGGACACGCAGATCTGGTGGACGACGACCAGGGGGCACGGGCCCGCTGGAAGGTGGTGGGGCCCGGACTCGTGGTCGCCGCCACCGGCGTGGGGGCGGCCGACATGGTCGCCACGCTGGCGGCGGGCTCCCGCTACGGCTACACCCTGCTCTGGGCGGTGATCGTCGGCGTGATCCTCAAGATCGTGCTCGTCGAGGGGGCCGGCCGCTACACGCTGGCCACCGGCTACACGATCTTCGAGGGCTGGAAGAGCCTCGGTCGGTGGACGACCTGGTACTTCGGGCCCTACATCATGATCTGGGGCTTCGTCTACGGCGCCTCGGCCATGTCCTCGACGGCCTTGCCGCTCGCGGCCATCTTCCCCCAGGTCCCGCTGACCGTCTGGGCGATCGTCATGGGTCTGCTCGGCTTCGTCATGGTCTGGTTCAACCGCTACGCCGTCTTCGAGAAGATCACGGCCGCCCTGGTCGGCATCATGTTCTTCACCGTCGTGGGGCTCGCGGTCATCGCGCTGCCCAACGTGCCGGAGATGCTCACCGGCCTGGTCCCCCGCATCCCGGAGGGCGGCCTGATCTACACGATGGCCCTCGCCGGTGGCGTGGGCGGCACCATCACCCTGGCCGCCTACGGCTACTGGCTGCGGGAGAAGGGCTGGTACACCCCCAAGTGGATGCGCGTCATGCGCATCGACAACACCATGGCCTACGTCCTCACCGGGGTCTTCGTCATCTCGATGCTCGTCGTGGGCGCGGAGGTCGTGCGCGCCGCGGGTGCGGCCGTCAGCGCGGGCGACGAGGGCCTTCTCGATCTCTACGACGTGCTCAAGGCGCGCTACGGCGACGTCATCGGCACCTGGTTCCTCGTCGGTTTCTGGGCCGCCGCCTTCTCCTCGATCATCGGCGTGTGGAACGGCGTCTCGCTGATGTTCGCCGACTTCTGGGGCAACATGCGCGGTGTGGGCTCGGGCCATCCGGACACCCGCGTCGGTGGGAAGTACTTCAAGTTCTACCTGATCTGGCTCACCTTCCCGCCGATGCTGCTGCTCCTGCTCGGCCGCCCGATCGGGCTGATCCTCGCCTACGGCGTCCTCGGCTCGCTCTTCATGCCGTTCCTGGCCCTCACGCTCATCGGGCTCAACAACGGGCGCCGGATCCCCCGGGAGTGGGCCAACAAGTGGTACCTCAACGCCGCCCTCGGGATCACCACGCTGATCTTCGTGGTGCTCGGCGCCAACCAGCTGTGGGAGGCCGTGGCGAAGGTCCTCTGA
- a CDS encoding DNA polymerase IV has product MASDPGRCILHLDLDAFFAAVEQRDKPSLRGRPVVVGGLGARGVVSTASYEARVFGARSAMPMSEARRRCPAGTAFLSGRYEAYRTTSRVVMEILRSRSPLVEQVSVDEAYVDLAAAEDPPGWEEGRLEAWCSDLLAQIQDATGGLTASVGVATSKMMAKLASEMDKPAGTTVVRPGEELGVLHPLPVRAVAGVGPATAARLRTFGVETVGDLARVSESDLVAIFGTAQGTSLHRLARAQDERPVVVEREAKSISSEETFETDVTDRAVLESELARLAEGLSRRLTGASLFARTITVKARHHDFSTVTRSASLPFATGDPAVILREGLHLLGGLDVSQGLRLLGLGVSGLTAHAQEELALDGVLLHPEVLPELPDVVSVGPGTGSVPGLLERREPALAGRRPGGWSTGQDVAHEQHGAGWVWGSGRGRVTVRFEGPGTPPGPVRTFAADDPELSPAPPPAW; this is encoded by the coding sequence ATGGCGTCTGACCCGGGGCGGTGCATCCTCCACCTCGACCTCGACGCCTTCTTCGCCGCGGTCGAGCAGCGCGACAAGCCCTCGCTGCGCGGTCGTCCGGTGGTGGTGGGCGGCCTGGGCGCCCGCGGCGTGGTCTCGACCGCCTCCTACGAGGCACGTGTCTTCGGGGCCCGCTCCGCGATGCCGATGTCCGAGGCCCGCCGCCGCTGCCCGGCCGGCACCGCCTTCCTCTCCGGTCGCTACGAGGCCTACCGGACCACCTCCCGGGTGGTCATGGAGATCCTGCGCTCCCGCTCGCCGCTGGTCGAGCAGGTCTCCGTGGACGAGGCCTACGTCGACCTGGCGGCGGCGGAGGACCCGCCCGGCTGGGAGGAGGGCCGCCTGGAGGCCTGGTGCTCCGACCTGCTCGCGCAGATCCAGGACGCCACGGGCGGCCTGACGGCCTCGGTGGGCGTGGCCACCTCCAAGATGATGGCCAAGCTCGCCAGCGAGATGGACAAGCCCGCCGGGACCACCGTCGTGCGCCCGGGGGAGGAGCTGGGGGTCCTGCACCCGCTCCCGGTGCGGGCCGTGGCCGGTGTCGGTCCGGCCACCGCGGCCCGGCTGCGCACCTTCGGGGTGGAGACCGTGGGTGACCTCGCCCGGGTGAGCGAGAGCGACCTCGTCGCGATCTTCGGCACCGCCCAGGGCACGTCCCTGCACCGCCTGGCGCGGGCGCAGGACGAGCGTCCGGTCGTCGTCGAGCGGGAGGCCAAGAGCATCTCCTCGGAGGAGACCTTCGAGACCGACGTCACCGACCGTGCGGTGCTGGAGTCCGAGCTGGCCCGGTTGGCCGAGGGGCTCTCGCGCCGCCTGACGGGTGCCTCCCTCTTCGCGCGGACGATCACGGTCAAGGCGCGCCACCACGACTTCAGCACGGTCACCCGGTCGGCGTCCCTGCCCTTCGCCACCGGCGACCCCGCCGTCATCCTCCGCGAGGGTCTGCACCTGCTGGGCGGTCTCGACGTCAGCCAGGGGCTGCGTCTCCTGGGCCTGGGCGTCTCCGGCCTCACCGCGCACGCCCAGGAGGAGCTCGCCCTCGACGGTGTCCTGCTCCACCCCGAGGTGCTGCCCGAGCTGCCGGACGTCGTCTCCGTCGGCCCCGGGACGGGCTCGGTGCCGGGTCTCCTCGAGCGCCGGGAACCGGCGCTCGCGGGTCGCCGGCCCGGCGGCTGGTCGACCGGCCAGGACGTCGCGCACGAGCAGCACGGGGCGGGCTGGGTCTGGGGCAGCGGCCGGGGCCGGGTGACCGTCCGCTTCGAGGGGCCGGGCACGCCGCCGGGACCGGTGCGCACCTTCGCGGCCGACGACCCCGAGCTCTCGCCCGCGCCCCCGCCGGCCTGGTGA
- a CDS encoding YbhB/YbcL family Raf kinase inhibitor-like protein has product MDLDRPVAPHPHEHLPAAPAELTVSSEDFEDGGPLPEWAGLEAGNTSPQLSWSGAPEGTRSYLLLCHDPDAPVIGGFSHWAVLDIPADVTSLPRGAGAADAQVADGAVTLINDYGTRDFGGAAPPAGDRPHRYVFTVWALDTDSTGLDGSASVAAMQFTTLGNVLARGSITGSYQL; this is encoded by the coding sequence ATGGATCTCGACCGACCTGTCGCACCGCACCCGCACGAGCACCTGCCCGCCGCGCCGGCCGAGCTCACGGTCTCCAGCGAGGACTTCGAGGACGGCGGCCCGCTCCCGGAGTGGGCCGGCCTCGAGGCCGGCAACACCTCGCCGCAGCTGTCGTGGAGCGGCGCCCCCGAGGGCACCCGCTCCTACCTGCTGCTCTGCCACGACCCCGACGCCCCCGTCATCGGCGGCTTCTCGCACTGGGCCGTCCTCGACATCCCCGCCGACGTGACCTCGCTCCCGCGAGGCGCGGGGGCGGCCGACGCGCAGGTGGCCGACGGTGCCGTCACGCTGATCAACGACTACGGCACCCGCGACTTCGGCGGCGCCGCCCCGCCCGCGGGCGACCGGCCGCACCGCTACGTCTTCACGGTGTGGGCCCTCGACACGGACAGCACCGGCCTCGACGGGTCGGCCTCGGTGGCGGCGATGCAGTTCACGACGCTCGGCAACGTGCTGGCCCGCGGCTCGATCACCGGGAGCTACCAGCTGTGA
- a CDS encoding YbaK/EbsC family protein, translating to MRLDWVPATDRPDLLAEPVRVALERLLAEGVLEPPDVEVAEIDPDLADTAELVEASGLPMDDMANCIVIAGQRGGEERVCAALVLGTTRADVNRTVRKALDVRKCSFLAMDEAVGRTGMEYGGITPLGLPAGWRVLVDEAVPARGSIIVGSGLRRSKLRLAGTVAARLPGAEVVPGLGLPV from the coding sequence GTGAGGCTCGACTGGGTCCCCGCGACAGACCGCCCCGACCTGCTGGCCGAACCCGTGCGCGTCGCCCTCGAGCGGCTGCTCGCCGAGGGCGTCCTGGAGCCCCCCGACGTCGAGGTCGCCGAGATCGACCCCGACCTGGCCGACACCGCGGAGCTGGTCGAGGCCAGCGGCCTGCCGATGGACGACATGGCCAACTGCATCGTGATCGCCGGGCAGCGTGGCGGTGAGGAGCGGGTCTGCGCCGCCCTGGTGCTGGGCACGACCCGGGCCGACGTCAACCGGACCGTCCGCAAGGCGCTGGACGTGCGCAAGTGCTCCTTCCTCGCCATGGACGAGGCCGTCGGCCGCACGGGTATGGAGTACGGCGGCATCACCCCGCTCGGCCTGCCCGCGGGCTGGCGGGTCCTGGTCGACGAGGCCGTCCCCGCCCGAGGGTCGATCATCGTCGGCTCGGGTCTGCGTCGCTCCAAGCTGCGCCTGGCCGGCACGGTGGCGGCGAGGCTGCCCGGTGCCGAGGTCGTCCCGGGGCTCGGGCTGCCCGTCTAG